One Prunus dulcis chromosome 8, ALMONDv2, whole genome shotgun sequence DNA window includes the following coding sequences:
- the LOC117638700 gene encoding CDPK-related protein kinase-like has product MKTDELRRWGNVAVFLKVYGLVVGMESLIASANTLQYRRMDFEEFCAAALSVHQLEALFIEELAPELRLGPSIPIPLHVVLHDWIWHTGGKITAGASLVTSLNAVFLIFCA; this is encoded by the exons ATGAAAACAGATGAATTGAGAAGGTGGGGGAATGTGGCGGTCTTTCTGAAAGTTTATGGATTAGTTGTTGGCATGGAATCTCTCATTGCATCG GCAAATACACTTCAATACAGAAGAATGGATTTTGAAGAGTTCTGTGCCGCTGCATTAAGTGTTCATCAGCTAGAGGCACTTTTCATTGAAGAACTTGCTCCA GAACTTCGACTTGGTCCCTCAATCCCAATCCCGCTTCATGTGGTTCTCCATGATTGGATTTGGCACACTGGTGGGAAGATCACTGCAGGTGCAAGCTTGGTTACCAGTTTGAATGCTGTGTTCTTGATATTTTGTGCGTAA